The sequence CCTCAGGCGCTACTACCTGGGGATTGGATTATGTGTATACAGCGCAGGTAAGTTCTTTCTCTACTTTTTATTTTGCCAGCAAGGCCTACTCGGCCCTACCCGTGAAGCTGGAATATTTTAAAGGTGTGGCAGAAGCTACGGCCAACAGGTTGCACTGGAATGCCTCCTGCACCGAAAACACTGATTTTATTGTAGAGCGCAGCACAGATGGTGTTCACTTCAGCCAGATAGGCATTGTATTGGCTACTGTAACCGACTGCGGCAAGCCTTTTCAGTTTCCCGATCAACACCCTGTGCCTGGTAAAACGTACTACCGCCTGCAAATGAAGGAAAGTAACGGCGCCATTACTTATTCGTCAATTATTACCCTGGAACGGGAACAAGGCCAGGCATTAAGTATACAATTGACACTTAATCCTGTAGCGGGCCCCGACGCTATATTTACCGTTTATTCCCCCGGCAGTAAAACAATTCCTATAGCTATTTATGATGCAACAGGCAGACTGATGATGCGTGCACAGTGGCAGGTTCAGCCAGGCAGCCAGGTAAGGCGGATTAATATGCAGCAAGCGCCGGCAGGCATATACCATGTTGTATTTCAGGGCACTGAAAAAGTGCAACCGGTACGGTTGATGCGCCAATAAGGCGGAAAGCTTCCTCATACCTGAAGGTTCCGTTTGCGTCGCAGGCAAAACCTGTCAGGTATGTTTCCGGTGAGTATATTTTACGGGATTGTCGTTGTTGTTTTCACGGGGGATGTTACCGGAGAATTAACGGGATTTTATATATATGTTATCAGATTGATTCCTGATCAATTTGTTTGTCGTAATTTTCAGGTTCATAACGCTTATCCCTATGAGCCTGATCACAAATAACGAAGTGAATAAATTCCTGGAAGTAGCCGCCACAGAAACTTCTACCCGCATGAAAGCAATAGCAGAAGTTAGAAAGGCACATCATGATTTTCACAGCCTCTATAAATTTGTAAGCAGCCAATACAACGATAATATACCTCCCGATGTATTGCAAATGCTGCAGGAGGAAGCCCACTATTTTGCTGCCAAATACAATTCCAATCCCGGCAAAAAATAGATTCGGCCTAACGGCCCATCGCATGACCGATGGCTTCAACACCTTGTGGAAAAAGGTGCTATAGTCAACATAACCTTACTTAATAATATGCAGCAGCCCCGCCTATACCAGGCGGGGCTTTTAGCTTATGGAGCCTTATTGATTACAATAGGATACAGCATAGATACAGCATATATCCAGCATAAGTACAACATAGATGCAGCTTCCCTATATAAATATGCTGCATCTATGCTGAAAAAGCGCTTAAAATATATTTGCTTTATATTTAAATTATTAATTATAGTTATATTTGGATAAGCTATGGCTTACCTATAGGTAGGCTGTCCTATAACCTTTAAATTTTATTACTATGGGAACAATTGATGGCGGCCTCGGAGAGGGGCTGCGCGGGAAATTTGACGGTCTTTCCTTCTACAAAATGAGGGGTGTGGATAAGACCATTGTCCGTAAAAGTGGCGGTCACTCCAAAGATAAAATTAAATATGATCCTGATCTTGACCAATTCCGGCGGGCAGGATCTGAATTTGGCGGCAGGGCTACGACAGCCAAATTCATTATGGGGGCGCTCTATTATCACAAGCCCCTGGCCGATTACAATATTGCAGGGCCATTGATCGCTTTGCTGAAGCCTGTGCAGGAGCGCGACCTGGTGAGTGAACTGGGAGCGCGCAATGTCTACCTCTCTGCCAATACTCATTACCTGAAAGGTTTTTCGCTCAACCGTCAACATCCTTTCGACTCTGTGATCAGGTACCCCGTGACGGGTACATTAAACAGGGAAGAGCTGAATGCCAGTGTGCAATTTCCGGAACTGATACCCCAGGTCAATTTCATTCCTCCTGTGACCCTTCCTTATTATTCTCTTCGGATAGGCCTTGGTGTCGTACCTGATATTGTACGTGACCCCAAACGCTATGTACCGGTTCACCCGGATTATTCGTCCATCTGCGCTGTTTATGCAGACACAGCCTGGCTTCCCCTGCTACAGGGGGCAGAAGCGAGGGAGGTAAAGATTCAATATGATCTGCGCCCGCCCGATAATAACTTTACACTGGTACTCACCGTGGGCATTCGCTATGGTATAGTAAAAGATATAAACCAGATCAGACAGGCTCCTTATGTGGGCAGCGCCAAAGTGCTGGAAGTGGGATAAGGTATTTCACGATTTGTCGCTCTTGTATAAACGAGGTACATTTATCTGTATGAAGCTGATAAAAGTACTGGCCTTGTTCATTGCCGCAAACATCAGTTGCATTGCACCTGCTCTTAGTCAGCCAACTAAGTCATCGCTGGCAATGACGGTATTGTTTGATCCGGAAATGGTACTGATCGGCGGGAAGCCCACTGTTTATTATGAACTTCATCTCACCAGCCAGACCAGCGATTCCCTGTTCCTGCAAAAACTCGATGTATTTACAGCCGATGGTGCTTTGGTAATGTCGGTTGATAAAAATGAATTCGCGAAAAAGTATGGCAGGAAAAAGGAAATACAGGGCGAACAGCAGTGCCTCCTTCTGCCCGGGGCAACAGGTATTATTTACATGGAGGTCATTTTGCCTGGTAATAAACCGGTTGGACTTAAGCACCGGCTTGTGTATGAAACATTGCATAAAAATACAACCTGGCCTGGATCTGTTGCAGGGGCCGTAATAAGCGATGTTCAGCAAACTCCCGTAATAGTGGGACCGCCGGTAGGAGGAGGTGCATGGGCTGCGGTGTATGATCCATCGTGGGAGCGCGGGCACCGCAGAGTTGTGTATGCTCCTGATGGTAAACAAAGAATACCCGGGCGCTTTGCCATCGACTTTATACTGCTCGACACGCTGGGCCGGTCTGCAGCCGGGGATAAAAACGAAATAAAGAACTGGTACGGGTATGGAGTCCCTATAATAGCAGTAGCAGATGGAGTAGTGGCCTCCACCCGGGATGATTTTCCGGAGAGTGCTACCTTATCCGGGCATCCGGCTTATCCTTCCGATAAAGCAACGGGCAATTACGTTTCAATAGACATCGGCAACGGCCGCATCGTATTTTATGAGCACCTGAAGCCGGGTAGCATTACCGTGAAAGCAGGGCAGGCGGTAAAAAAAGGAGAAGTGGTAGCTACGCTTGGCTTTACCGGCCAAACCACGGGGCCGCATCTTCACTTTCATATTGCCAATGCCAATTCCCCATTGGGCGCAGAAGGGATTCCCTTTGCCTTTGAGCGGTTTACCCTGCTGGGTAACTATCCCGATTTTAGTCAATTCGGAAAAGCGCCCTGGACGCCTGTATCACCCATTATAATAACCGGTGAGCGTCCTGCGCCCAATACCGTGATCAGGTTTGAGCGTTGAATGGTTGATTATTAATCGGGGGCGCTGGTTCAAGTCCAACAAGGGGAAGTAAACAGGCTCCCGCCCCCACAAACGCCACGGGTCGAAAAACGGATCATCCTTCAGTAGCTGAATGGATGCCATACGCACATGCTGTAAGATTTGCGAAACATGGCTAAGCTGATCCGTAGGCTTTGCCAAGATGATGGGAATGTCCCACATAACGTTATCACAGACTTTCGCCGCTTTGAGATCGTCTTCGGTGAACATTTTCGCCTGGAACATAATCAAGGCTCCGTATTTGTCGGCGGCTCCGACAACTTGTTCTTTTGTGACTGTTCTTTCGTTCATGGTATGTCAGTTAAGGTTTAATCGTCGTGCTGCGCTTCCAAGTTTCGTACACGGTCGAGGCGTGCCATTTGCAACCTTCATGAAATGATCCAATACGCTCCTTGTTCCATTTTTTCGCAATTTTCTCATAGCTATACCCTTCGTCATGCAATGCCTGAATGATTGGCCCTTTCTCCTGGGCGAATGCGTTGGCTAATGCTATGTTCTTCGCCGCTTGGATTTTGCCATACTTTCCTAATTCAACTCCTTTCGCGCTGGCCTCCCGTAAGCCATCCTTTGTCCGCCTACTAATATCTTCCCGTTCTTCTTGTACCCTGATGGCTTCCTTTAAATTTTCAAGCTCCGTGGCATAAGGTTTATCCGCTGCGATGAATGGAATTTTCTTTATCATCATGTCAGCGACAAGCAATGCATACCGTGACAAACGGCTCATGGTTGAAAAGATCAGTGTTGCGCCGATCCGCTTACAATAACGTATTGCCTTTCTAAGCTCCGGCCTGCGTACCTTTTTCCCGCTTTCCTTTTCGTAATAGGATTTTATGGCCGTCATGCCGGAAACTTTCAGGAAGTTTTCAACAAACCGCTTTTGAGCCTCCATGCCGTATATCTGGCTTTCGCGTGAAACTCTGAAATACAACACTGCCTTTTTCATGACGTAAATTCATTTTACGCTTCGGCAGTAAACGAACGATTATTTTTGAATAAATTTTTCAATTCGGCAGTAACGGAACGGTTGATATGATGGTGTTTTCATGAGCTGGTAGAACTCAAATCATTCGTATACTAACGTTCATATACATACGAACCAAATTTATTTTCTCCTAACTTAGTGATGACATTCATTTATCCATTAAACCATCACTTATGATGACACCTAAAAAAGAGCCATATTTGACGCTCTTTGCACTCCATCCGCCAGACTGCGCCGTTGATAGTGAAACGTATGATCCCATTGCTGTCTTTGAAGAATTGTTCGGTTATTACAATTTGGTTGATGTGCGAAACCATTTATATGAGATGTTCAAGATGGCATCCAGCCGACCGGACTTAGAAGAATGTTGTGACAGTGAAGACAACTTCTTCTTCACTTTTGAGTTCCTGAATGATGTAGTAACTGCTGCGTATATGATAGCCAGATCGAGGCATGACTCGAGCAACTTACTTCTTACTCAATAAACTTAGTGCTATGTATGTACATGATTGGGAATACAGAATAAAATGGTTCAAGGAAGTTAGCGGCGTTGGCCCCACAGATAACAAACCATTTGATATACTATACGATATATTCTGCCTGGATGGGTATGATCTGTATCAAATCCATGATGAAATCTACGGCATTCTGAAGCTGGCATTAGATGACGAAAACGTTTATGAGATCAAATCCCAACACCGGGTATTCGTCTATGAGATGCTGTGCGACATTACAACGGCAGCCTATTTGATTGCTAAAGATCATTTTTTAAGCAACCCTAAAAATCATGAAAGAAGCGCTGGAAAAAATCGCTCAAAAAATCGTCGAAAATTTATCCGAAAAACTGCCTGACCGTTTTTAGTCCGTGCCCTAATCTTAAAGCGGCTGTGAAGGAGTTTCCCAATTCTCCCAAACAGCCGCTTTTTCTATGGCGCCATTCATTTTTATTTTTTTAATGCGTCAGGGTTTTTGGGTATTTTTGCGCCTATCAATAATCTAAAACCTAAATCGTAGAAAAAAATGAAAAAGATTTTCATCAATTACATCCACACGGATAATGGCGTGGATCATGGTATTGCTGCATTGAATAAGACAGTTATTGAGAACATGCCGATCGTCTTTTCTCCGACGGTCGAAAACAACTTGAAAGTCATTATCTCGAATAACCCAGGGCAGAGCTTCTACTCCTTTACGCGTTTCTGCCAGTATGTAATGTACTTTCAATACCAGCCAGGGTTAGGAATTACGCTGAAATTCTCCGACTTCAAGAATGATATTGATCTCGCCCTCGATGAATATTCCACTTTAGGCGGCAAGCAATGGAAAAAGGAAGACCGCGATAAGATCATGAAGATTTTCGAAGACATTCGGAATAACCCTACCGAACTGGCCGAATTTGTGATTAAAGACCCAGTGGCTGCATAGCGATTCCGTCACTCTGTCATGTCGGGTAAATCTGCAAAAGCCTGTAAATCATCGATCAATTTATTCAATGCTTGTCTACTTGGGGGAAGCGAGTAAAGGCAGACAGTCAACTATTCCTTCTTAAACTTTTTAGGCGATACACCGATCGTATTCTTAAATACCCGCGAAAAGTGATATTGGTCATCATAGCCCAGGCTATGGGCGATGGTCTTTATATTATGCTGGCCATCCATGAGCAACTGGCAGGCCCTTTGCATTTTGAAGGAAGTGAAAAGATGAATGGGAGAGTACTTCATCCTGTTCCTGAAAACAGCGGATAAATGACTGGCTGATAAATTAACGGCTTTGCTCAGGTCTTCCAGCCGCAGGCTTTTGTGCAGGTTCTGTTTCATATAGGCAATACACTGCTGTATCAGGTCATTTTCATTGATGGAGATCTTCATTTCCGATACCTGGAAGGAAGAAAGGAAAGCATACAGGCAGCTATTGCTGTAAATGATGTTGTCATTATTATTCATCAGCTCCAGGTGTTGCAGGATATCTTCAAACAACATCAGCCTGGTGGCATTGGCAATGGCAACAGCCGGCGCCTGTGCCTGTGAGCCGGTTAACAGCTTGTGGTAAAACCCTGCCACCTTCCCCGTAAAATGCACCCAGTAAATGCTCCACGGATTGTCAACATCAGCTCCGTATTGATGGCCCACACCAGCCGGTATAATAAAGAACTGGTTGGCCCCCACCTGGTGTGTTTTATTATGGAGCGTGTACCATCCCTTGCCGCTTACGCAGTAGATCAGGATATACTGGGCACAGCCGTTTTTCCTTTCGCGGTTGTG comes from Paraflavitalea devenefica and encodes:
- a CDS encoding AraC family transcriptional regulator is translated as MDKITKPVAGTIRKKEGFEGQKACILTHAKRNFCAKHPFCQQLYITDIGFYPTAALHNRERKNGCAQYILIYCVSGKGWYTLHNKTHQVGANQFFIIPAGVGHQYGADVDNPWSIYWVHFTGKVAGFYHKLLTGSQAQAPAVAIANATRLMLFEDILQHLELMNNNDNIIYSNSCLYAFLSSFQVSEMKISINENDLIQQCIAYMKQNLHKSLRLEDLSKAVNLSASHLSAVFRNRMKYSPIHLFTSFKMQRACQLLMDGQHNIKTIAHSLGYDDQYHFSRVFKNTIGVSPKKFKKE
- a CDS encoding recombinase family protein translates to MKKAVLYFRVSRESQIYGMEAQKRFVENFLKVSGMTAIKSYYEKESGKKVRRPELRKAIRYCKRIGATLIFSTMSRLSRYALLVADMMIKKIPFIAADKPYATELENLKEAIRVQEEREDISRRTKDGLREASAKGVELGKYGKIQAAKNIALANAFAQEKGPIIQALHDEGYSYEKIAKKWNKERIGSFHEGCKWHASTVYETWKRSTTIKP
- a CDS encoding M23 family metallopeptidase, which translates into the protein MKLIKVLALFIAANISCIAPALSQPTKSSLAMTVLFDPEMVLIGGKPTVYYELHLTSQTSDSLFLQKLDVFTADGALVMSVDKNEFAKKYGRKKEIQGEQQCLLLPGATGIIYMEVILPGNKPVGLKHRLVYETLHKNTTWPGSVAGAVISDVQQTPVIVGPPVGGGAWAAVYDPSWERGHRRVVYAPDGKQRIPGRFAIDFILLDTLGRSAAGDKNEIKNWYGYGVPIIAVADGVVASTRDDFPESATLSGHPAYPSDKATGNYVSIDIGNGRIVFYEHLKPGSITVKAGQAVKKGEVVATLGFTGQTTGPHLHFHIANANSPLGAEGIPFAFERFTLLGNYPDFSQFGKAPWTPVSPIIITGERPAPNTVIRFER